CCGCAGCCACCAGTCGCAAGCCGTCCTGAGTGTGAGGAGCGAGCGCCGCGCCAGCCACAATGAACGAGATGTAGGCGACAACGAGCATGGCAAGCGTGAGTACCGAGATCTTCACCAGGTCAAACGTGAACCCAACCATGGATTGCTCGCCGGCTTTAGACGCGACCGGCTTTGGTTTTGGAGGATCGACGGGCTTCTCGGGCTCCGGAGGCGCCTCTTGAAACGGTCTCTCGTCCACGGGTGGCGGAGGCAGATCCGAAAATGAGGAGCCGGCAATGGACTTTCGGAGTTGAGAGCGATCGAGTTTGCTATGCTCAACGGTCGCCTGAAAGTCTTCGAAGTCCGCATTCCGCTCGACCTTGAGCTCCATATCGTTGGAGGAGGATTCGCGTCCGAGTTCGTATTGACCCGAGCCCGGTTGAGGCAGGTTTTGCGCAAACTGATGGTTGTGCTGAATCAGCTGCGATTGGTGCGGATTCGGCATTTGCTGGTTTGGCATTTGCGGGTATTGGCCCGACGCATGTGGGTTTTGCGGGGGCATGTTCGGATAAGGATGTTGAGGCCCTTGCGGGTACTGAGGCTGCTGACCTTGGGGGTAGGGCGGCTGGCCCGGATAATACCCCGACGGCGGCATCGTTTGCCGAACGGGCTGTGGGTATTGGCCCGAACCCATATTTTGCGGCATCTGGTTCGGGTCGTAGTACCCACTTTCAAGCCAGTTTCCACTCGGCGTTTGCGCACTCCAATTGGCCGGTGCTTGTTGCCATCCGGTGCTTTGCGGCGCGGCCTGCATCATCTGGCTCTGAAAGCTCTGCATGAACTCACCGGATGCGCCCGTGAGCGTGTTTCGTCCAGACCGAGTGGAGAAGAGGTACTGTTCCAAGGCTTCGGCCATCTGTTCGGCCGATTGCCAGCGGTCGCTGAGCGACTTTGCGACGGCGATTCGCGTGATGTCCTGAAGGAGCGGATCGACGTGCTGTAGGCCGGGCAGGCGCAGCGGTTCTGGGCTGATTTGTTGAGTGATCAACGCCATCGTGGAGTCGCCCTGGACGGCCTGCTCACCGGTCAGCATTTCGTAGAGGATGAGGCCTAACGAATAGATATCGCTCGCGCCGCTTAGTCCTTCACCACGAACTTGTTCCGGGCTCATGTAGCGCGGGGTTCCGATCAGTTCGCGCTCACCTTCAGGTAGTCCAACGCTTGTGAGGTCGGTGGTTTTTGGGTCCAGAAGGCGAGCCACACCGAAGTCGAGGACCTTGACGAAATCTTTGTCACCTTCAATGGAGGTGAGCATGATATTTTGCGGCTTTAGGTCGCGGTGGACGATGCCGTGGCGATGCGCTTCGGCCAGAGATTTTGCGATCTGACGGGCGAGTTCGGCGGCTTTTTGGCCATTAAAAGCGCCATCGCGTTTGAACGCGTCCTTGAGGGTTTCACCTTCGACATACTCAAGGGTCATGTAGAGGCCGCCGTCAGCGGTCTCGCCGAATTCGTGAATGGTCACGGTGTTCGGGTGTTTGAGTTTGGAGATGATTTTGACTTCGCGAAGGAAGCGCTCCTTGGCGCTCGGCGCGGTCAAGCCGATACCCGGTCTCAATACCTTGAGAGCCACGTAGCGGTCCATGGGCTCTTGGTAAGCCAGATACACCATACCGAAGCCACCGCGACCTAGTTCGCGCAGGATCTTATACTTGCCCTCGAAGATCTGGCCGATCTGAAGGGCGTCTGGTGGTTGTTGGCTCGTCACCCGTTTCGCCTTGTGTTTTGCTCCCTCGAAAGGCGTCGTGACACCTTATCGTTGAGCCGCTAGTGTCTCTCACTCTAACCCAGAGATGTGGCGATGGCAAAGAAGGCTTCATACCATGAACAATTTGGTCCGGCGGTTGAGGAACCGTGGGTAGAGTTGTGTTTTGATTCGGGAACCTTGATCATCAAGGGCCTCAAAGACTCCGACTTTGCGCGTCTTGATACCAAGGCGTTTCGCTTGAGCTTCGACCCTCGAGTGGGTGTTCATAGGTGCCCCGCATTTGTCTACCGTTCCTTGCTAGGCGAGCTTTTAGGAAAGGGCTTGAGCGTTGTGGATAGTGCCCGGGGGTATGCGGAGTTTGATCGAGAAGACTTAGTTGAGAGATCGCCTAGAGTTCATCAGGCCGAGGCCATGCAGGCGTGGCTATCGGCCGGCAAGCGAGGCGTGGTGGTAATGCCGACCGGTGCTGGCAAGAGTCATTTGGCCGTGATGGCGATTCAGGACGTGGCGAGGTCGGCGTTGGTGGTAGCCCCGACGCTGGATCTTGTAGAGCAATGGCAGCGCCTCTTGAAATCGCATTTCGGTGAGCCAGTTGGCGCGATCGGCGGGGGCACACACGACCCGCAAGCCTTGACTGTGACGACCTATGACTCGGCCGCCATTCATATGGAACGGATTGGGTCGAAGTGGGGGCTCGTTATCTTTGATGAGGTCCATCACTTGCCTTCGGATATGTACCGATGGGCAGCTGAGGCTGCGATTGCGCCATTTCGCCTGGGCTTGACGGCGACTTTGGAGAGGGTGGATGGCAAACACGCTGTGATTCACGAGATTATTGGGCCCACGGTTTATGAGAAGAACACTCGAGAACTGGCCGGAGACGTGCTGGCGGACTACGAAACCCGAGTGGTCGAGGTGGCCTTTTCTGAGACCGACGCCGAGCTCTATGCCGCGTCGCGAGCGGAGTATCGGGAATTCGTGGAGAAAGAAGGCATCCGCATGGGCGGGCGCCACGGCTGGCAGAACTTTCTAAGGGCTACAAGCCGAAGTAGGGAAGGGCGCCGGGCCTTTAAGGCTTTCCAAAGGCAGAAGCGCCGCGCGCTTGGGCACGAAAATAAGCTCGAAAAAGTCAGGGAGATTCTGTGCGAGCATCCTGACGAAAGCGTGCTGATTTTTGCGAATGATAATGCCACGGTGTACGCCTTGGCCGAGCTCCTACTCGCGCCAGCGCTCACGCATCACACCCCTTTGGCAGAGCGCGCCGAGATTTTGGAGCGGTTCAGGGCGGGCAGGTACCGTGCCGTCGTCACGAGTCGAGTCTTGAACGAAGGTGTCGACGTTCCCGCGGCGAGCATCGCGATTATTCTTTCGGGCACCGGGTCGGTGCGAGAACATGTTCAGAGGCTGGGCCGTATCCTCAGGAAGGAAGAGGGCAAACGCGCCATTCTCTACGAGTTAGTGACGCCTGATTCAGCCGAGACTTTTGTGAGCCAGCGACGAAGGGAGCACGATGCTTACCGCTGATCTATTGGTTGCACGAATTCGCAAGGACAGACTCTATCCGGGGTGGTTTAAACCGGATGGCGAGGCCTTTGAGCGGGTCGAGGAGCTGGTCGAGCTCTTTCGAGACAATGTCAACGGCACTCGTTCAGACCTTGATGAGGGGCTTGAAACATTGGTGGGCGCGGGCACGGACTTTCTAATTTGGCGTGGACTTGCGAAGCTCCTCTTCGACCGCACCTCCTTCGAAATTGCTGGCGATGTCTCGCCGGTTGAAGTCCGGCAGCGCGTCCACGAGTCAGCCGCAAGGGTGTGGCCTTTGGATGAGGCTGCTCGGGAGCAGATTCTGAGCGAGGTAGGGGACGAGTTTGATTTGAGTGCGGCGCAGGTTCTGACCACGCTTCACGCGGATTTACCAGAGCGGCAGCGGGTCTCGGCTTTTGAGGATATCAGCCCCGAAGAGCTTGTGGACGCTTATAACTTGGCGCTAGCACAGGCGGTTCTTTATAAAGCGTCGCACCTTCAAGTGAGATTTGTAGAGGATGATCCAAAACGTGTGGAAGGTTTTTTTCGCGCTTTGAGATTTCATGGGCTCATGCATCAGATTCACAAGGAAAATGGCGCTTGGGTGGTGGATATTGATGGACCGGCAACGGTTGTGAGTGGGGCGCGAAAGTACGGCCTCGCGATGGCGGTCTTCTTGCCCACTGTCATCGCGCTTGGACAAGATAAGTCCGGGGCGCTGTGGAGTTTGAGCGCGCAGGTTGAATGGAAACGAAACAAAATGGTGCTCTTCGAGCTCGATTCTGCCTCCGGGCTCAAGTCTGAGAGGCGAATTCGAGGTGTTTGGGTCTCCGACGAAGAAAAGATGTTCGAATCGCGATTCGACCAAAAAGTGGAGAATTGGAGCCTGACAAAAGAGGCTCGTGTGTTCACCTTTTCGGATTCAAGCGTAATGACCACCGATTATGTCTTGAAGCGAGCAGACGGCGCCAAAGTCTGGGTAGAGATCGTTGGGCATTGGAGACAAAGCTATCTCGAAAGCCGGCTCAAACTACTCGACGAACTCAAGGAGCCGATTGTGCTCGTGGTGGCCGAGAGGCTTCGGGTCGACAAGGAAAAGGGCCAACCCGAGCACGTGCAGATGGTCTTCTACAAAGGTGTGATTCGGGTAGAAGAGGTTGTGAAAGCGGCCGAATCGGCGCTGGCTTAGGTCCCTGCGGTCACGGGGATTAACGATTTTCGAACAGCTTTAAAGGCGGGGGTTGTCAGGGCAAAGATAACTTCGGCCAAGTCTTGCGTTTTGACCCAGGTATCGTGGTCGGCGTCGGGCATGTCTTTACGATTCGGTGCGGTGTCGATGATCGAAGGAAGGACCGCATGGACATTGATGCCTGAGTCCTTGACCTCAGCGGCGATACCATCGACGAGCGCATTGATGGCGGCCTTTGAGGCGCCGTAGACGCCGACCCCGGCACCGGGCCCAAGCGATGTTACGGAGCTTATGAAGACTAGATGCCCTCTGCCCGAAGCCTTGAGCCTTTTCAGACTCTCACGGGCTACTAGCACGCTCGATTTGAAGTTCGCGTTAAGCAAGAAGTCGATGTCATCGTTGGAGATTTGGTCTGTGTTGGAGAACCGAAAGCCTCCTGCGCAATGGACGACGGCGTCGACTTCTCCGAGTTTGTCGACCTCAGTGAATAAGTTCTCCACGGCATCGAAGTCTGAAAGGTCCGCGCTCAAGTGATGCACCGAATCGGCCTTGGCTGCATTCGGTTCACGATCTACGGCGATGACGCGCCACGAAGCTTCGAGGAAGCGCTCGACCACAGCACTGCCGAGGCTACCTGAGGCACCGGTAATGATAACGTTTTTCATAGGGGCTCTTTAAGCGTTAAAGGTTCGTTTCAGCGCTTCCTCGATGGAGGAAACGGTCTCGTCGATCAGCGCGTCAGTGTGCGCGATGGAGAGGAATCCCGCCTCGTATTGACTTGGCGCGAGGTACACGCCGAGGTCGAGGCAGTGATGGAAGAATGTGTTGAACTTTGGGATATCGCAGCGGGTGACGTCGGCGTGAGTTTTGACGTCTTGGGGCGTGAAGAAAAGTCCGAACATCGAGCCCACTCGGTGCTGAGAGAGGGGGTAGTCGTTCTTCTCAATGATTGCGGCCACGCCGTCTTCGAGGCGTTGGCCTGTGCGCTCTAGGGCCTGGTAGACCTCGGGCGTCAGGAGCTCAAGCGTCTTGAGGCCGGCGCTCACGGCCACTGGATTTCCAGAGAGGGTTCCCGCCTGGTAGATGGGGCCATCTGGCGCCACCTGGCGCATATACTCTTCTTTCCCGCCATAAGCGGCGAGCGGGAATCCACCGCCGAGGACCTTGCCGAAGCAGTAGAGGTCCGGGATGACGCCGTAGATTTCCGCCGCGCCACCTCGTGCGACTCTGAAGCCTGTCATGACTTCGTCCAAAATCAAGGCCGCGCCATGTTTGGTGCAGGTTTCCCGGAGTTGGGTCAAGAAGCCATCGCGAGGCGGAATGCAGCCCGTGTTGCCGCAAATCGGCTCGATGATTACGGCTGCAATCTCGTTCGGGTTTGCTTCAAAGAGTGCCTCGACGGTCTCGATTTGATTGAACTGAGCGATGAGCGTGTCTTTGGCGCATCCTGCCGTGACGCCCGGACTATTCGGGTTGCCGAATGTCAGCGCACCCGACCCAGCACGGATGAGGAATGAGTCGGCGTGTCCGTGATAACATCCGTCAAATTTGATGATCTTGTCTCGTCCGGTTACGCCACGCGCCACGCGGACCGCGGACATGCAGGCTTCTGTGCCGCTGTTGACGAGGCGCAGCATTTCGAGTCCCGGGACACGATCGATGGTGAGCTCCGCGAGCTCGATTTCGCGTTCTGTCGGCGCTCCGAACGAGGTGCCATCCCGCATGGTCTTGATGCACGCCTCGATCACTTCGGGGTGAGCGTGGCCGAGAATCGCCGGTCCCCATGTGAGTACGAAGTCAATATAGGTCTTTTCTTCAACGTCGGTGATGTGCGCGCCATTCGCACGCAAAATGAAGGGCGGAGTGCCTCCGACCGACCTAAACGCTCGAACGGGGCTGTTGACGCCACCAGGCATCACTTTTCGGGCTCTCTCTAAAAGTTCCAGACTCGATTTCATAAGGCTACTCCGCGAATGTCATTGTGAGTCTTAGGAGATTTGGTATGACTCGACAAGACTGGTACGCCCGAGAGTGGGCGTCCACGAAGAGGTAAGAATGAAAGTACGTGTTGGACTTGTACAGTTGCGGAGCGATCGCGATGTGGAGAGAAACCTCGCCACATGCAGGAAGTTGGCCGCGGATGCGGCATCGGACGGTGCCGGTTGGATTCTCTTTCCCGAGAACGCACCGTTTTTAGGCGCCGACAAAGATAAGGTGCCCATCGCTGAGTCGCTGGACGGCCCATTGGTGGGCGAGTTTGCCTCAATCGCGAAGAAACACGGGGTTTGGGTGAGTGTGGCAGGCCTTCCGGAGAAATGCGACGCGGACCCAAACAAGACGTACAACACTCAGGTTTTGATCGACCCGCAAGGTGTCACTCAGGCCGTATACCGTAAGATTCACCTCTTCGATGCGCAGGTCGATGACCACATCAAGTACAAGGAATCGGACTCAGTGGCTCCGGGCGATGAGCTCGTGACGCACGTCATGGATATCAACGGCGTCAAGCTCAAGGTCGGGCTTAGCATCTGTTACGATTTGCGATTTCCTGAGCTCTATCGCCGTCTTCGCGCCGAGGGGGTGGACGTGGTGACGGTGCCTTCTGCGTTTACGTTGCAGACTGGGCGCGACCACTGGCATCCGCTCTTGCGCGCCCGTGCCATCGAAAATCAGGTCTACGTCTTGGCGCCGGACCAATACGGGCTGCATTTCGGGACGCGTTCTTCCTACGGTCATACGTGCGTGTACGATCCGTGGGGCCATATGCAGGCGTGTGCCCCGGACCGCGAATGTGTGGTGACGGCAGACGTGGATCTGGGGTATCTGGCGAGCGTGAGGCAGCGGATGCCTGTTGAATCCCATCGGAGACTCTAGGAGTCCAATGGCGGAGAGAGTTTATGCAAGGAATCCTTGAAATCGTCGATTTGGTGCTCCCGCTGGCTTACGCAAGCCTCGTGGCGGTGTACCTCAAGACGTTTTTGAACGAGGAGGCCGAGCCGCGCTTTGCAAGAGCACTTCTCTGGGGCGTCCTGCTGGTTCACGGGATCTACTTCGTGGCTCGTGGCGCGCATTTTTCCTACTTTCCACTGGGTTCAAAGGCCGAGTTCTTTTCCTGGCTCGCCTATTCAATCTCAGCCGTCTATGCGGCGTTGGAGCGGCAGCTCAAACAAGTTCGGACCGGTGTATTCTTTGTGAGCATCGCGCTCGCGTTTCAGACCGCCGCGTCGGTCTTTATGGAGTACGACCCCAAACACCCGCTCTTGCTCGAAAACCCGATGTACGGCGTACACGTGATCTTCGTGATCTTCGGGGTAACAGCACTGGCCGTTGGTACGCTCTACGCCACGATGTACCTGCTCCTGAACCGCCAGCTCAAAGCCCGGGAATTGGGACTCTTCTTCAAACGTTTGCCGCCGTTGAACACGCTAGACCGCCTCTCTCGCGTGGGGAGTTTGGCGGGTACGGTGGTTCTCGGCTTTGGGCTCGTTGTGGGATATCTGGTGGCGTTGAGCCTGCCGGAAGACTTCAATTTTTGGGACCCAAAGCTCTTGATCACTGATGCTGTTTGGCTCGGTTATGTGGTCGGTGTGCTCCTTGTTCGTTATCGCGGTTTGCCCTCCATTCGTGTGGCCCAACTTACGATCGCGTGGTTCGCTGTATTCCTCGTTTCGGTCGGCATCGGCCATTCATTTTTAGCATGACGAAGACGCCTGAAATTAGTCTCTTTTCGTTTAGTCATCGCAACACCTCGTTGGAGCTGCGCGATGCACTGGCGTTTTCGCGGGAAGAGACAGAGAGTTTCATCCCCAAGGTCCGGGACGAATTGCGCTCCGAAGTCGCAGTGCTTTCGACCTGCAATCGAACGGAGTTCTATCTCTTTGGCGCCCCAGAAGACTTGGACTGGCAGGGGTTCTC
This Microvenator marinus DNA region includes the following protein-coding sequences:
- a CDS encoding serine/threonine protein kinase, with protein sequence MTSQQPPDALQIGQIFEGKYKILRELGRGGFGMVYLAYQEPMDRYVALKVLRPGIGLTAPSAKERFLREVKIISKLKHPNTVTIHEFGETADGGLYMTLEYVEGETLKDAFKRDGAFNGQKAAELARQIAKSLAEAHRHGIVHRDLKPQNIMLTSIEGDKDFVKVLDFGVARLLDPKTTDLTSVGLPEGERELIGTPRYMSPEQVRGEGLSGASDIYSLGLILYEMLTGEQAVQGDSTMALITQQISPEPLRLPGLQHVDPLLQDITRIAVAKSLSDRWQSAEQMAEALEQYLFSTRSGRNTLTGASGEFMQSFQSQMMQAAPQSTGWQQAPANWSAQTPSGNWLESGYYDPNQMPQNMGSGQYPQPVRQTMPPSGYYPGQPPYPQGQQPQYPQGPQHPYPNMPPQNPHASGQYPQMPNQQMPNPHQSQLIQHNHQFAQNLPQPGSGQYELGRESSSNDMELKVERNADFEDFQATVEHSKLDRSQLRKSIAGSSFSDLPPPPVDERPFQEAPPEPEKPVDPPKPKPVASKAGEQSMVGFTFDLVKISVLTLAMLVVAYISFIVAGAALAPHTQDGLRLVAAAIMAAAPPFLALMTDPGSGERFKIITPITVRAMRVLGTSAVFSVGLLLVLSAIFATGIVGELRKDPNWFLSSNDTKLAGINREISYGAADLVAGSMSAIGLYDHRRGNVQQTPTPTRLPQPTRPKNGESTANDEPADTADTSGKPAKEAGPKPEKDPGYVTW
- a CDS encoding DEAD/DEAH box helicase family protein, producing MAKKASYHEQFGPAVEEPWVELCFDSGTLIIKGLKDSDFARLDTKAFRLSFDPRVGVHRCPAFVYRSLLGELLGKGLSVVDSARGYAEFDREDLVERSPRVHQAEAMQAWLSAGKRGVVVMPTGAGKSHLAVMAIQDVARSALVVAPTLDLVEQWQRLLKSHFGEPVGAIGGGTHDPQALTVTTYDSAAIHMERIGSKWGLVIFDEVHHLPSDMYRWAAEAAIAPFRLGLTATLERVDGKHAVIHEIIGPTVYEKNTRELAGDVLADYETRVVEVAFSETDAELYAASRAEYREFVEKEGIRMGGRHGWQNFLRATSRSREGRRAFKAFQRQKRRALGHENKLEKVREILCEHPDESVLIFANDNATVYALAELLLAPALTHHTPLAERAEILERFRAGRYRAVVTSRVLNEGVDVPAASIAIILSGTGSVREHVQRLGRILRKEEGKRAILYELVTPDSAETFVSQRRREHDAYR
- a CDS encoding DUF790 family protein, with protein sequence MLTADLLVARIRKDRLYPGWFKPDGEAFERVEELVELFRDNVNGTRSDLDEGLETLVGAGTDFLIWRGLAKLLFDRTSFEIAGDVSPVEVRQRVHESAARVWPLDEAAREQILSEVGDEFDLSAAQVLTTLHADLPERQRVSAFEDISPEELVDAYNLALAQAVLYKASHLQVRFVEDDPKRVEGFFRALRFHGLMHQIHKENGAWVVDIDGPATVVSGARKYGLAMAVFLPTVIALGQDKSGALWSLSAQVEWKRNKMVLFELDSASGLKSERRIRGVWVSDEEKMFESRFDQKVENWSLTKEARVFTFSDSSVMTTDYVLKRADGAKVWVEIVGHWRQSYLESRLKLLDELKEPIVLVVAERLRVDKEKGQPEHVQMVFYKGVIRVEEVVKAAESALA
- a CDS encoding SDR family NAD(P)-dependent oxidoreductase, which gives rise to MKNVIITGASGSLGSAVVERFLEASWRVIAVDREPNAAKADSVHHLSADLSDFDAVENLFTEVDKLGEVDAVVHCAGGFRFSNTDQISNDDIDFLLNANFKSSVLVARESLKRLKASGRGHLVFISSVTSLGPGAGVGVYGASKAAINALVDGIAAEVKDSGINVHAVLPSIIDTAPNRKDMPDADHDTWVKTQDLAEVIFALTTPAFKAVRKSLIPVTAGT
- the hemL gene encoding glutamate-1-semialdehyde 2,1-aminomutase, with the translated sequence MKSSLELLERARKVMPGGVNSPVRAFRSVGGTPPFILRANGAHITDVEEKTYIDFVLTWGPAILGHAHPEVIEACIKTMRDGTSFGAPTEREIELAELTIDRVPGLEMLRLVNSGTEACMSAVRVARGVTGRDKIIKFDGCYHGHADSFLIRAGSGALTFGNPNSPGVTAGCAKDTLIAQFNQIETVEALFEANPNEIAAVIIEPICGNTGCIPPRDGFLTQLRETCTKHGAALILDEVMTGFRVARGGAAEIYGVIPDLYCFGKVLGGGFPLAAYGGKEEYMRQVAPDGPIYQAGTLSGNPVAVSAGLKTLELLTPEVYQALERTGQRLEDGVAAIIEKNDYPLSQHRVGSMFGLFFTPQDVKTHADVTRCDIPKFNTFFHHCLDLGVYLAPSQYEAGFLSIAHTDALIDETVSSIEEALKRTFNA
- a CDS encoding carbon-nitrogen hydrolase family protein, with protein sequence MKVRVGLVQLRSDRDVERNLATCRKLAADAASDGAGWILFPENAPFLGADKDKVPIAESLDGPLVGEFASIAKKHGVWVSVAGLPEKCDADPNKTYNTQVLIDPQGVTQAVYRKIHLFDAQVDDHIKYKESDSVAPGDELVTHVMDINGVKLKVGLSICYDLRFPELYRRLRAEGVDVVTVPSAFTLQTGRDHWHPLLRARAIENQVYVLAPDQYGLHFGTRSSYGHTCVYDPWGHMQACAPDRECVVTADVDLGYLASVRQRMPVESHRRL
- the ccsA gene encoding cytochrome c biogenesis protein CcsA; its protein translation is MQGILEIVDLVLPLAYASLVAVYLKTFLNEEAEPRFARALLWGVLLVHGIYFVARGAHFSYFPLGSKAEFFSWLAYSISAVYAALERQLKQVRTGVFFVSIALAFQTAASVFMEYDPKHPLLLENPMYGVHVIFVIFGVTALAVGTLYATMYLLLNRQLKARELGLFFKRLPPLNTLDRLSRVGSLAGTVVLGFGLVVGYLVALSLPEDFNFWDPKLLITDAVWLGYVVGVLLVRYRGLPSIRVAQLTIAWFAVFLVSVGIGHSFLA